The Theileria parva strain Muguga chromosome 1, complete sequence, whole genome shotgun sequence DNA window ATCTTTACTAGGTCAAGTGAGTCAACTTCACGGAACAACTCAAGCTATTGGTACACAACAGACTGGAGGATCGGGTTCTACAGGTCCAGATTCTGGAAAATCGAAAAAATCGAAACAAACAGAGAAACAGGGAACAGATCAGAATGCATTACAAAATATTGATCCGAAAGATGTTAGACCCGATGACGATCCATTTGGTCAATTTAGAAAAGACGGATTCCCACTAGACTTACTTGAGTTGGATGATAGTAAAAAAAATTACGTTGTGTATGTTGACAATCCACTGCAAGTACCAGTCATTAGAATAATCCCATCAGATGATTCGTACATTCAGGAGTTAAATTTGGGCAGTTTAATCATATGGAGGAGTGAAACTGTAAAGTGTGTTTCAGTAAGATTAGTTGTCACTCAATTTTTCTTTGGCGCTGTTGAATTAACTTTAGTTACGCCGATGCGGAAGAAGTTCCATTTGTTCTTTAGATACACTGATGGTTACTACAGAGGTGTGGCACGTCCTAGGTTTAACGAGGCTATATACGAACAAGCGACAAGTGTTAGAGAAATGAAAAAGTTAAGTAGACGTATAGATAAAGAAATAAAGGAAGAACAACAAGCTAAAAAAGAAGCCTTGGAAGAAGCTGGAAGACAGGGACAACTAGTTGAAACTGAACAGGAAGATGATGACGGTTCGGAAGACAGAAGTTGGGACATTCAAgaaataatagtaaaagAGAATGGCAACCACACGAACATCGTCAGGGGACCAAAGAATGTAACCCAGAGGAGataattgaataaataGAAAAAACTAGAAAACAAGATTAGCTAATAAGCATGAAAATTTCACTCactaaaacattttaaattgcCAGAATATAAAAGagtagtgtaaaatattcaaatgtacattaagttaaaatttttaaaaactcgAGGGAATTTCCAAGGAACTTTTCTggagattttaaaaagatgataaaatcATGTCaaagttataaaattatatgtaaATGAGATTCTGGATATGAACTAGATTCCCCATTGGATTCTAATGTCAATAAAAGCTGAAAACTAgtacacatttaaaatgtgtcaGTACAATGCAGTTCGTTTAATTATAATCTTTTCGTTTTTCATGAATATTTTTGTACATAATGAGTTTGGCATCTTTAAGCACGTGTTGTATTATGGAGCACCTCGTTGCTTTAAAGATTCTATCAAGTTATTTATCTTGTTTATTGTTATATCATAAATCTGCTTCAGAAAAATGGCCATcaacaaatgtgtaaagctttttttaattttggtTTTAGTCGGTGTTGTTGCTTTTGGGGTCACATTTTTGCCTTTTAACCTATCTGACAAATTTAAGGCAGCCCTTAACAAGGTTTCAAATCATCTCAGGGGACTTGGAGGCTCTGATTCTGATGGAAAAGTCCACCTCGATTTTTCCAAGCGTGACAGTTATACTCACGGCAGCTTGAACATCGTTTTGGATAAACTCGACAACGTACCTAAGGAGGGTTACCTGAAATTCCTTCACAAGGGCGAAAAAGACGCTCCTCTTGACGTAGAAAAATTTACTTTGGGTGATACTAACTTAGAGGGTCTTGAACCTGGTCTCCTTGACTACGCTGCTGGTTACTTCAAGGGTGAGGACACTCACCTTCTCCTTGTTGAACTTTGCCTCCACAATAAAGGCGATGGTAACGTTGAAGGTGAAAACAATAATGCCGAGGGTAATAATACGGAAAAAGGCGCCCAGGGCACTAATGACACCAATGCTACCAACGGTGGCAACGGTACTAACGCCGCCAAAGGTGACAAGACCGTAGAAAAGACTGAAGGTGAGAAAGTTTTCTACGCTCCAGGagaaaataacaaatgGGTAAAGCTTCCTCCTGAAGCTGACCTTGGTGCTAAGGTTGATGAAGTTTTCGCTACTCTTACTGCTAATACTCCACCTGAAAATCAACAAGGCACAACTCCTCCCGCAGCCCCTGCCGGTACTGCTACACCTTCCCCCGCTCTACCTAACCCTGAACTTCCTCCAGGTGAAACTCCAGTACCTCCACCTCAGAATTATCCTCTCACTGGCCCCAAAGCTCCCCAAGCCGGTGCTCAACTTCCTGTACCAAATGTCCCAGGCACTCAACAACCTGAAGGTCTAGGTGCAGCAGCTCCAGAACCTGAAGTTCATGTTCAAGCCGTTCCACAACCCGGACAAGCTGGACTGCCGGCAGGAGCTGGAGCTGTGGCTGGTCAACCTGGAAATGATGGAGCTACTGGTCTAGAGTTAGGAAGTAATGTACTCAATGGTGGGAAAGAGGATGGTGACCTTGCTAAAGTTGTTGGGGGTGGATCACTCACCCGAGAAAACGCCGTCGAGTCTGCTCCAGAACGAGATCAAAAAACTGTTGGCAATGGACCAGAACCTGCTAAATCCTCAGCTCGACCACCTGGAAAAGTGGGTTAAGGAGCAGGCGGTTTAGCGAACCGTGGTCAGGTATCCGGTCAATCACCCGAACTACGTGCAGTTCTTGTATCACCCCAACCTGAGGCCCACAATTCGAATCCATCATTAAAGCCAGAAACCCCTCCATCCAATCCTTCAAAATCAACTAACCAAACAGTAAAAGTTAACACAGAAGCTGAAGGTGGAAATCTAAACCAAGGAAAAGGACAAAATAACCAACAAGGAAGTAGTGGAAGTAATGGGCAAGGAGGTGGTAATGGAGTAACCCATAATACAGGAGGATGAGGTGGTGCATCGAGTTCTTCAGCAGGTAATCATTCATAAAGACTCgaaagttaatttttataattaggTGGTAAAAATGGCGAAAAATCCACAGTATCAAAAGGTGAAGGAAATACAGAAAATGGCGGtaaagttgaaaataaataattggagattttaattgtatttgaatgattttaaataaatgcaCCTAGAGTTCACTgatttaatgtaaatttcCACTTAaagtgttaatttattcaaacatttacttaatatttaacttgTTTATAAACAGTAAAGGATTAAACATTAGCTCTTGACCACAGAGTCGATAAATAAAACAGCCTGTGCCCACCCAGCGTTGTCCCCTGCACTAAGTAATGTTAGAAATAGAAACTTACAAGTTCCGAAACGCACTTCCTATGCGTTCATAGTCTGAGTCAGACAGTGATTTCCCACATTTTACTCCAAACATTCTATATCCAGGTTAAAAGACAATGTGAGTATGGGATATAAATTATGAGGTTAACATACGTATTTGCAATTTTTTGAATATGAACATCTACTGGTACAACGTCTCGTTTCCCCAACGAAAACAGAGATACACAATCCGCCACTTTTCTGCCAACTCCTCTatattaccaaattttacaGTATATCTACTGGAGTTAACTAATTGTGTGGTTGAATGTggctaataatataatagtatttaacTAGTGAAAGTGGGTACGGTAGTGATGTTAGAGCTGATTTACAAGTGTCTGAATCTTCATTTTTGAGTGAATATAGCCAATTAAGACCTCGAGAGTTTAAAATCTCAACTGTTCTAAATATGAACTCGGATCTATATCCTAGACCCAATTTCTTCAGTTGTTCAGGGGTTGCCCTTCCCAACTGGTCAACCGACGGAAATGCataaaaatcaaaaatcTCGTTATTAACTTCAGATTTAGCCAGAAATGTGCCAAAGTTACGCTTAATCTCGTTAAGCATGCGTGTAATCCTCgtaatattattgtttgAGGAGCAGATGAATGAAATAAGACATTCAAACGGTTCCTGCTGTAAAATCCTTACTCCAGATCTgcgttttaaaatttgtttaacTGACTTTGGTGCCTTTTTAAAGTCCACAGAATATTCGTTGTCAAGGTCAAAGTAATCCCACAGCTTTTCTCTTGAACAAGTTCCAAACAATGttctaatttttcatttaaaatgtggAATATAAATAGATAGTACTTGGAATGTATAGTTTATACCTATAGAGAGTTGTATCGGTAGACTGCTTAATTTCGTACACACTAGACCCCAAAACTCCAACCCAGTGTTTATCTCCCACACACTTCCACGTAAAAGACTGGcctaataaaatttacactCTTGAGTCATAGTTATTCTAATAGATGACATGtttttaacataattttgattaattttacctGTTGTTAGGAGTAATTCTGGTCTTAAAACTGAGAGGGGGACTCTCAAATCAAGCCATTTTGATGAAGGGCCTGGATCAgaacacattttataattttttacaaatttcgGAATTAATCCAAGAATAAAAgccaattttataattgaATCCAGTTGAAAGTAATTAAGAAGCTATAAAATGTACTTTGAATGTTTTCTTCCAGAATATTTTCTGGAACAACTCAAGTTAGAGAGTCTTGCTTGAATTGCGAAATACTTTGCCCTGTTAAAACCGTAAAGTTTGGCTGAAAAACTTCTGTAGTATCTTTTACCTTCCCAATACCATGATGCTATCCATGATCTTTTATCCCAATATACCCCCGGCACATCACAATAAAGTTCTTTGAAtattttgattttatttttactgtCTGCAATCTTTCCCTctaataaataatcatAATCTTGAGTTATTTTTGTCAGTTCGACTTGTTTCTTAGTTGAGGTTTTGCTggtaatataaattttttgtcCAATTTCAAGGTTCTTTAGAATCTCAGATTCTAAGTCATACATTCGCTCTAGATTCCTTTTATTGCCAGTTTTACTATGtaaaactatttttaacccctgttcaattttaattttatcttctTGTGGTCCAGTTTCTCTTTTCACTCTAACTTCTTTATTCAATCCAAAACTACGTAAACAAGATTTATATCCCTGTTTAATTTGAACTATCTCATCAATTTTAGGTTTCCCTGAGATGTTCGTGATATATTCGTTTTTCCATTCATTATCAGTCCTATAATGTCGTAGAACTTCATTTGGTTTGTTATTCGGTCGACTATAGTACTTTATTATCTCATAAACGTTGATTGACCGTTTATAATTCACTAAATGGCTCGAGTTCGTCCCACTTGGGAAgtttttatctaaatttgTACACACTACGTCAATATTGTTACACAAGTTCAAAATTGCATCTATCCAAGCCAAATACTCTTCAAAGTTTGTATGATTCTCTTTGcaattcattattttattaattagtCCTTTTATTCATCTTTTTATTCCttttattcatattatttttatcttatTCTTCTTTAATCTTCTTAGTACTTTACACAGTGGAAGGTTAATTCTCTTGTACTGTGTGGATTCTACAATATtagaattaattattttatattgGCTAGTTTATTCTAACCCAAGATTTTAACGATGATTcttgtataaattttttatttgataatttttcaattaatATATCACATTAATTATGTATGTGATTTGTTTATTGCTTGTTTAACTTCGTAACATgcaattttttcataaaattttatcattcaCCTGCgcatttgtaatttttattcagtTTTCGCTAGCTTACACGATTCGTTCTAAAAAATTCCTCTTTATATATCGTATTGGTTCTAAACTACcaaaacacattaatattCTACACTCAGAGGTTCATCATCCTCtcattttatcatttattactatatttattgttattgttGAATATTAGCAGTTTTATATTGTATTGTtggttattttataatttttagccTTCGCCGATGCTAAGGCCGGTTCGGAAACCGGAATCCGAGACTTCTAAATCTGCTAAAGTACATCACGAACGTTTGAGGTATTTCTTGACACATTTTCCTCTCCATCTTTCTATTCAATTATTGTGTTACATTGTTTTACTACTCTTATTGTTTGGGTATCAAATTGTGTATAGAGAAACGGTGAAGCAATTAAAGGAGAAGGAGGTGACCCAGACCTCCCCTGGTTCCAAGGAAGAACGAGAGAAGGAGGTTAATAGCTGGCGAGTTATTCTATACAACGACGACATTCACAAGTAATTTCCTAGttacaataatataccACCGTTTGGTTGACAAATTTTGCAGTTTTATGTACGTAACTGAGTCTATTTCAAAGTGTGTTCCTCAGCTACCACTGGCTAGAGCACATCTAATTACACTAGAGGCACATAAAAACGGACAGGCTGAGATCATCAGGACCTGGAAAGATAAAGCCGAACAATACTGTAGAGGTAacaattatacaatatatatactaaatatacaatgattgaataataaaatattagagTTACAAAAGTTCGGTTTAACTGTATGTACGATAAATGATATGCGAGGGTAGTCTAAATCAACTTGATTCCATTCTTTGAAgctattaaaaatacaatcCCTTGAAATAGTCCAGACGATATCGCACCGTAGTGACGACTGTCCAGTGAGTTTTCTAATAAGCAATCAGTTTCTAATAgctatataataatataaatgtgtttaggAAGGGTTGGTATACCTCTATTATCACCTTGCAGCCAAAAATGACCTTGAGGTATTTTAGTATTGTGTATAGTCTCGTAGGGGACCCCGACGATTCGCTTACAAATTCGTTTATTTGGATTCAGAGGCGATGTGCTAATCACAACGTCGTTTTTGCGATATAACTCCTGCCCTTCTCGGAACTTGGAAACTAAATATGGACGCATGTATAATACCAACGTGCCAGAGTCACTTATCTCAGGACTCATGCTAGGCCCCTTAGTctgttaatattattaaatatatataacatCGATGTTATAATAGCATTAGAATATGAATAATCAGAAATTTATGTGTGTTTGATACCAGGGTGGCGTCGACGAGATAATAGGTTAAGATGTGGAAGGTGCCGATTGTGTAGAGAAGAGACTTAGAAAATGATTTGAGccttttaaatttaccaaaaaacaTTATCACAATGATTAATGTCAGTCATTTTACTCAAATCtctaattaattatttattggGAATGGTGTAAAGTGATATTgatttttagtttttaaaattttcattataGTTTTAAATGCCCACCAGTGAAGTTAAAAATCGTAAAATATGTGTAGCTGATCCCGTTTTCCAGAATGGAGAATTTGAAGATTCCAAAATTGATCCCAAACCTAATTCTGAGATGGAATCTGTTATGGAATCTGACCAAATTCAAGGATCAACTTCCGATGTAACgttatatataaacttatttttattatttttaggtgATTCGTGGATATACTGATCGGATAATAAAAAGTATTAAGGAATCACTTTCATTTTGTGCAAACACTGATAATATCACTAATATTTCATTACTCGATCTTTGTGTTCAAAACGGTACTTTACATTTAAATCtttaatatagttaattttatttcaaaaaattaaattcctTTAGAACGAATAAATCGCATTAAAGCTGACTTGAACAACTGCCACGATACTGTTTCATTGACTGAGAGACTTGTCGAAAGATGTGTTAGTACATTTGGGTGGATTTGTTCCTCAGTTAAGTGGACCAACAGTGTTAAACTTGACGTTGACGAGAATGATGAGAAACTCAACAGCGTTGTCAAGTCATTTGGCGACTCACACACTAGTGATGAATCTAATGGTGACACGGGCTTTCATGAAATTCCACAAACCaatggtattttttaattttcttcatATTTTTAGACCCTGAGAAGGATTTTTTCGACAATGCCACTCGTGGTCTCAGCTCCTTAGTTAGCAGGGTGAGTTAATTGATACCTCATTTGTGACTAGATGAAGAGGAACAGGGTTAAAACTGACTTATTATCAAGTGTTATAATGCACCAGAACAGTGAACTTGAGAGGATCAACGCCTCCGCTCAGAACCTCAAGAACAGAGTTTCCAACATGAACAAACTTTTAAAAAGCTAATGTACCATactattaaaaatatacatatacatgTATATAAAGGTATATACAAGTGTTGTATAAAAGTATGTACAATTATTGCATACATATGTATACTGTGTATAATACATTAGTGTTATGGTTCCATCTGCTGTGGTTATATAAATCAAGTGTAATTAGAATGTAAATAGTACTGTGGCGAGAACGCCCACGATGGGAAGAGTGGTGGATATGACGAAAGCCAAATCGCGTTCCGTGAGGTAACCGTTGATATAACGTTTGATATCCTTGGCGTCATATTCTGCGGAGGTCATTTTAACAACTTGTTTCTGGAAATCAGGTTCAGAGGTTGAAACAATTAGAGAGTCAGTCTTCATGAAGTGTAAGAATGAAGCCTGTTTGGACACAAAGTCATATAACGATACAAGGATCAGGGTATCAAATTCGCCCTTGAAATAAGTCCAAACTGAGGAACATAAAACACGATTCGTATCAGTAGACCATAAAACATGCCCGTCATAAGATACTTTACTGAACCCAAAGTCAATCTTTGGGGTATAAATATGTGAAAACACAGCACCAATCATGGTCTGTTTCATAATTGAGTATCTGGCAGGGTTTGTAATCTCGAGAGCACAGTAGTCAACAGGCTCGATAATGAAATTGTAGGATTGTGGGTATAGCAAGTGCTGGGATAGCATTTCCCTGTTATATTTTGACATGATATCCAAGGCGAAGGAATCAAGCTCTTCTACGGTGTATGATGACCTGTCAACGTCGACAAAGAAGTTTGCTACGGGCTCAAGTACTTCAGCCCATTTCCCCTTTACTTTTACATAGTATTTGAAGATAGAAGTCCCGGCTTGTCTCACGTTTAAAAATAAGAGTGAAAGCGCTTCACGTCCAAAGTAAAGCACGGCCTCATCTACACGCTCGTCATTGACCGCTTCCCAGACCGGCAAGGTGCTCTGGACCACTTTATTTGCGTGGAAGCCGACCTGGGTATAGAATTCTATCGTCGCTATACCGTAATGGGTTGTATGATTGACTAGTAACTTATCATTTGAACTCTTTTGGTCCAAATCGAGGGTGAAATCGGCACCTGCAACTAATTTACAGAAAAATCCAATAAAGCTaagatttaaataaaaaagtaaaGAAGGAAACATCtctaatatacaaaatgCCTACTCAATTGCCTTAGAATCTTTTTCTCGTATGGGgagttaaataaatattgaCTATTTCAAATGATTTTGAACACTATTCctcataattttatttattcacaTTTATCACGTCTGTCCGAATtgtttttcaaaaaattttctggaaaaatatataaatttctTATGCTTTTTTAATCAATTGtttattgatttttatcattttttaccttttGCATATTTCCGTGCATATGGCACCAATCATTTTCCATTCACTGtttcttttattttcaatacttatttttatgaATTCCATTGgttttattttagttttttgaatttataattgtttttttaTTCCACTGACttgtttacacatttcttcCAATCTCCTGTCACATATTACTTacgtatttttattttatttattttttataaacttattaattttacatgtaatatttatatatttaactgaTTTTCTCAAGAtccatttttacacattatccTCCGAATATTACCCACCCAGCGTATAATTACATACTAAATTCATATATCATATgtagaatattttaataatagtaaattagtttaattgAGGTTTAGTATCTTGagtttgttaattttttgtcTGCAAACTGGACAGCTTTTGAGGTTCTTTGCACATCTAGGGCGCATGAGTCAATGTGAAACATACTTGTGACAGAAACTGAAATGTGCGCAGGGATCCAGCATGCAGTTAATCtccctaaaaataaatgataaaatagaaATCTTACGTTTCAAAGCATAAAATGCACTTGAACT harbors:
- a CDS encoding putative integral membrane protein, translated to MCQYNAVRLIIIFSFFMNIFVHNEFGIFKHVLYYGAPRCFKDSIKKMAINKCVKLFLILVLVGVVAFGVTFLPFNLSDKFKAALNKVSNHLRGLGGSDSDGKVHLDFSKRDSYTHGSLNIVLDKLDNVPKEGYLKFLHKGEKDAPLDVEKFTLGDTNLEGLEPGLLDYAAGYFKGEDTHLLLVELCLHNKGDGNVEGENNNAEGNNTEKGAQGTNDTNATNGGNGTNAAKGDKTVEKTEGEKVFYAPGENNKWVKLPPEADLGAKVDEVFATLTANTPPENQQGTTPPAAPAGTATPSPALPNPELPPGETPVPPPQNYPLTGPKAPQAGAQLPVPNVPGTQQPEGLGAAAPEPEVHVQAVPQPGQAGLPAGAGAVAGQPGNDGATGLELGSNVLNGGKEDGDLAKVVGGGSLTRENAVESAPERDQKTVGNGPEPAKSSARPPGKVSGQSPELRAVLVSPQPEAHNSNPSLKPETPPSNPSKSTNQTVKVNTEAEGGNLNQGKGQNNQQGSSGSNGQGGGNGVTHNTGG
- the Ogg1 gene encoding 8-oxoguanine DNA glycosylase domain protein; the protein is MCSDPGPSSKWLDLRVPLSVLRPELLLTTGQSFTWKCVGDKHWVGVLGSSVYEIKQSTDTTLYRTLFGTCSREKLWDYFDLDNEYSVDFKKAPKSVKQILKRRSGVRILQQEPFECLISFICSSNNNITRITRMLNEIKRNFGTFLAKSEVNNEIFDFYAFPSVDQLGRATPEQLKKLGLGYRSEFIFRTVEILNSRGLNWLYSLKNEDSDTCKSALTSLPGVGRKVADCVSLFSLGKRDVVPVDVHIQKIANTMFGVKCGKSLSDSDYERIGSAFRNFAGDNAGWAQAVLFIDSVVKS
- a CDS encoding ATP-dependent Clp protease adaptor protein ClpS family protein, translating into MQFFHKILSFTCAFVIFIQFSLAYTIRSKKFLFIYRIGSKLPKHINILHSEPSPMLRPVRKPESETSKSAKVHHERLRETVKQLKEKEVTQTSPGSKEEREKEVNSWRVILYNDDIHNFMYVTESISKCVPQLPLARAHLITLEAHKNGQAEIIRTWKDKAEQYCRELQKFGLTVCTINDMRG
- the imp1 gene encoding Mitochondrial inner membrane protease subunit 1, whose product is MFFGKFKRLKSFSKSLLYTIGTFHILTYYLVDATLTKGPSMSPEISDSGTLVLYMRPYLVSKFREGQELYRKNDVVISTSPLNPNKRICKRIVGVPYETIHNTKIPQGHFWLQGDNRENSLDSRHYGAISSGLFQGIVFLIASKNGIKLI